A window of Micrococcus endophyticus contains these coding sequences:
- a CDS encoding NYN domain-containing protein produces the protein MPEPTPASLRIAVLMDSDNVSPKFAPLILEELATYGTPTIKRAYGDWTTTNLNGWKKALNHHAIQPVQQFAYTVGKNSSDSALIIDAMDLLWMGNVDAFALVSSDSDFTRLATRLREGGKRVIGLGARKTPASLRNAVDQFIYLELLGTATDQDVDDDETGEDAPAKEENAKASEGSGRSGSRRGGRGRGRGSKTTDATDTPEATDADAEAPAADAAPAGDAATGRDGKGPEAKSGAGRRGRRASSSDVTEDPTPPEVPVEAEPEHDEADAAPRIDLQAALTKAVNATSTDDGWATLSLIGQHLSRTHVDFDPRDFGHSKLSTLVEDQPYLRTRTEGRTMEVSLVRRRSRRAEG, from the coding sequence ATGCCCGAACCCACCCCCGCATCCCTGCGCATCGCCGTCCTGATGGACAGCGACAACGTCTCCCCCAAGTTCGCCCCCCTGATCCTCGAGGAGCTGGCCACCTACGGCACCCCCACGATCAAGCGCGCGTACGGCGACTGGACCACCACCAACCTGAACGGCTGGAAGAAGGCGTTGAACCACCACGCGATCCAGCCGGTCCAGCAGTTCGCCTATACCGTGGGCAAGAACTCCTCGGACTCCGCGCTCATCATCGACGCGATGGACCTGCTCTGGATGGGCAACGTGGACGCGTTCGCCCTGGTCTCCTCCGACTCCGACTTCACGCGCCTGGCCACCCGCCTGCGCGAGGGCGGCAAGCGGGTGATCGGCCTGGGCGCCCGCAAGACCCCCGCCTCGCTGCGCAACGCCGTGGACCAGTTCATCTACCTCGAGCTGCTCGGCACCGCCACGGACCAGGACGTCGACGACGACGAGACGGGTGAGGACGCCCCCGCCAAGGAGGAGAACGCCAAGGCGTCCGAGGGCTCCGGCCGCTCGGGGTCCCGCCGCGGCGGTCGAGGCCGCGGTCGCGGGTCGAAGACCACCGACGCCACCGACACCCCCGAGGCCACGGACGCGGACGCCGAGGCCCCCGCCGCCGACGCGGCGCCCGCCGGGGACGCCGCCACCGGCAGGGACGGGAAGGGCCCGGAGGCGAAGTCCGGAGCCGGCCGTCGGGGCCGCCGTGCGTCGTCGTCGGACGTCACCGAGGACCCGACCCCGCCCGAGGTGCCGGTCGAGGCCGAGCCCGAGCACGACGAGGCCGACGCCGCCCCGCGCATCGACCTGCAGGCCGCGCTCACCAAGGCCGTCAACGCCACGAGCACCGACGACGGCTGGGCCACGCTGTCCCTCATCGGCCAGCACCTGAGCCGCACCCACGTGGACTTCGACCCGCGCGACTTCGGGCACTCCAAGCTCTCCACCCTCGTGGAGGACCAGCCGTACCTGCGCACCCGCACCGAGGGCCGGACCATGGAGGTCTCGCTGGTCCGCCGCCGCAGCCGCCGCGCCGAGGGCTGA
- the hemC gene encoding hydroxymethylbilane synthase, protein MSTLRIGTRGSALATTQTTHVAQALAERAGLDHELVVIRTEGDVTTGSLASLGGTGVFASALRAAILDGAVDLAVHSLKDLPAAQPDTLEIAAVPERADLRDALCARDGLTLATLPEGARVGTGSPRRVAQLKALRPDLVLVDIRGNVQTRLARVPGLEQHDDGAPAAAGSPRGDLDAVILACAGLDRLGLDHVITERIDPDVMVPAPGQGALAVEVRAEDESFLGAALLEPDAPVGRLRAGLELVDDRATHVAVTAERALLRRLEAGCAAPIGAVARVVDGEAGAPRIEMTAMVAAVDGSRVLRRTSSVQLDPVPEDLAADPAAADEWLEDTLFVAAEALGVHVAEQFVAEGADLLPGTVRGVSATALEAAPQSDDPA, encoded by the coding sequence ATGTCCACGCTGCGCATCGGCACGCGGGGCTCGGCCCTGGCCACCACCCAGACCACGCACGTGGCCCAGGCCCTGGCCGAGCGCGCCGGGCTCGACCACGAGCTCGTGGTGATCCGCACGGAGGGGGACGTGACCACCGGCTCGCTCGCCTCCCTCGGCGGGACCGGCGTGTTCGCCTCGGCCCTGCGCGCGGCGATCCTCGACGGGGCCGTGGACCTCGCGGTGCACTCCCTCAAGGACCTGCCGGCGGCCCAGCCGGACACCCTCGAGATCGCGGCGGTGCCCGAGCGGGCCGACCTGCGTGACGCCCTGTGCGCCCGCGACGGCCTCACCCTGGCCACGCTGCCCGAGGGCGCCCGCGTGGGCACGGGCTCGCCGCGCCGCGTGGCCCAGCTCAAGGCCCTGCGCCCGGACCTCGTGCTCGTGGACATCCGCGGCAACGTGCAGACGCGCTTGGCGCGCGTGCCCGGGCTCGAGCAGCACGACGACGGCGCCCCCGCCGCCGCCGGCTCCCCGCGGGGGGACCTGGACGCCGTGATCCTCGCGTGCGCCGGCCTGGACCGCCTGGGCCTGGACCACGTGATCACCGAGCGGATCGACCCGGACGTGATGGTCCCGGCCCCCGGCCAGGGCGCCCTGGCCGTGGAGGTCCGCGCCGAGGACGAGTCCTTCCTCGGCGCGGCCCTGCTGGAGCCGGACGCTCCGGTGGGCCGCCTGCGCGCCGGGCTCGAGCTCGTGGACGACCGCGCCACGCACGTGGCCGTGACGGCCGAGCGCGCCCTGCTGCGCCGCCTGGAGGCCGGCTGCGCCGCCCCGATCGGCGCGGTGGCGCGCGTGGTGGACGGCGAGGCTGGCGCCCCGCGCATCGAGATGACCGCCATGGTGGCCGCCGTGGACGGCTCGCGCGTGCTGCGACGGACCTCCTCCGTGCAGCTCGACCCTGTCCCCGAGGACCTGGCCGCGGACCCCGCGGCCGCCGACGAGTGGCTCGAGGACACCCTGTTCGTGGCCGCCGAGGCGCTCGGCGTCCACGTGGCCGAGCAGTTCGTGGCCGAGGGCGCGGACCTGCTGCCGGGCACGGTGCGCGGGGTGTCCGCGACCGCCCTCGAGGCCGCGCCGCAGTCCGACGACCCGGCCTGA
- a CDS encoding uroporphyrinogen-III synthase, with amino-acid sequence MRVLLTRQPAQAGDLEAGLAGAEVAGRRLRVGFLPLTDFALPDDDGPLRALLADWAGVDGDAAGPGRSDGSRWLVLTSPNTVRALRAVGWDGHVPVGARIAVTGPGTARVLTEAGCDAAPWLPPEDRSAEGLIAGLAALHPRGARAWLPQSDRARPRLADGLRAAGWDVRTGLAYRTVPYSAQAGRRLLDAAADEGRGDVVTPARLAAVAAGTAVVLTSSSAAEEFVAAGLTPLVGERVRLVAIGAPTRDTCARRGLPLLGTAPTPDAAGVLAVLRAAA; translated from the coding sequence ATGCGCGTCCTGCTCACCCGCCAGCCGGCCCAGGCCGGCGACCTCGAGGCCGGTCTCGCCGGCGCCGAGGTGGCGGGGCGGCGGCTGCGGGTCGGCTTCCTGCCGCTGACCGACTTCGCGCTGCCCGACGACGACGGCCCGCTGCGCGCGCTGCTCGCGGACTGGGCGGGGGTCGACGGTGATGCGGCCGGGCCGGGGCGCTCGGACGGGTCCCGCTGGCTCGTGCTGACGAGCCCCAACACCGTGCGCGCACTCAGGGCCGTCGGCTGGGACGGCCATGTCCCAGTGGGTGCGCGGATCGCGGTCACCGGACCGGGCACGGCACGGGTGCTGACCGAGGCGGGCTGCGACGCGGCGCCGTGGCTGCCGCCCGAGGACCGCTCCGCCGAGGGCCTGATCGCCGGACTCGCCGCCCTGCACCCCCGCGGTGCCCGTGCGTGGCTGCCCCAGTCCGATCGGGCCCGGCCCCGCCTCGCCGACGGCCTGCGCGCGGCGGGCTGGGACGTGCGGACCGGGCTCGCCTACCGGACGGTGCCGTATTCGGCGCAGGCCGGCAGGCGGCTGCTCGACGCGGCGGCGGACGAGGGCCGGGGGGACGTCGTGACGCCCGCGCGGCTGGCCGCGGTCGCGGCGGGGACCGCCGTGGTGCTCACCAGCTCCTCCGCGGCGGAGGAGTTCGTGGCCGCGGGGCTGACGCCGCTGGTGGGGGAGCGGGTGCGGCTCGTGGCGATCGGCGCGCCGACCCGTGACACGTGTGCGCGGCGGGGTCTGCCCCTGCTCGGGACGGCCCCCACGCCGGACGCGGCCGGAGTGCTGGCCGTGCTGCGCGCTGCGGCCTGA